From Catenulispora sp. GP43, one genomic window encodes:
- a CDS encoding transglutaminaseTgpA domain-containing protein translates to MTGRLRIGIAAAVALLLTSSGLLRLLAPGSWVWPIVLAVIVATASGELFRRLIRPRPLVVLAQAAVVFWYDMVLLAHDVAFAGVLPTWAVFSKLGNLYSTGATDIRDTFVGGQATSGIAAILVLSLSALAVLVDALAATYAAAPLAGLPLLALYLVPATRSGGGYDWLAFALAAAGYTALLSAEGRDRLGRWGRPLVHAGRQRTGADGKPVPAPKARVDTGPIAATGHQITMYALIVAVLAPVLLPTVSGGLFGIGPDSGNGNGSGHKAKGSFSQVLDLKANLGSLTDDPVLKYTGSPQYIRLQTLDLFDGKSTTPWTPNPSAALKPIPDDQMISGTVPGFTVNPTQPKTNQVTITYLTNESTKVPGSNLSSLPLPYPTKQVARLTPGFSIDVDSLAVLGSTSVYPQMSYQATVFDTTSLTPAELAAAAPAGNDDKTFFNLGQDLATGNIPADVSALAKQITKGLTNPVDQAQAIQDYFQNPANGFSYSMNVPKQQQTGDSAMDWLLQNKRGFCQYYADTMAAMARSIGIPARVAVGFTPGQSQGDGSYLVKMHDYHSWPELFFHGVGWLRFEPTVGIDNSTLSPGHGRVPHYSTNASGSTTTSPSQSPTTTAPSGAGASSASNCPVNIRKAGGCGANSDTGTALTAPKAKFSWLGWFGAVPRFLQYWLFGGSGYAIALRFILLALLLIACVPMAVRIARRRARWKLAAGRRGRRAKAGADDADGLDWESADIPSARRPEEDPERLRILAAWDEVRDSATDLGYSWPRSETPRRSAERIIKQAHLSRPAQDAMGRVTVLAERANYARTLHRPTASGAAPTPNLLEDLKEIRAGLAEPVSRRTRIRATVLPPSALTALRERREDFTGRMYERVQSAGSQLRSRTPGARRGGSGPAGRDERTRQ, encoded by the coding sequence ATGACCGGCAGATTGCGCATAGGCATAGCCGCGGCCGTCGCGCTGCTGCTCACCTCTTCGGGGCTGCTGCGGCTGCTCGCGCCGGGCTCCTGGGTCTGGCCGATCGTGCTGGCGGTGATCGTGGCCACCGCCTCCGGCGAGCTGTTCCGGCGGCTGATCCGGCCCCGGCCGCTGGTGGTGCTGGCCCAGGCCGCCGTCGTCTTCTGGTACGACATGGTGCTGCTGGCGCACGACGTGGCGTTCGCCGGCGTGCTGCCGACCTGGGCGGTGTTCAGCAAGCTCGGGAACCTGTACTCCACCGGCGCGACCGACATCCGCGACACCTTCGTCGGCGGCCAGGCCACCTCCGGCATCGCCGCGATCCTGGTGCTCTCGCTGAGCGCGCTGGCGGTGCTGGTGGACGCGCTGGCCGCGACCTACGCCGCGGCCCCGCTGGCCGGCCTGCCGCTGCTGGCGCTCTACCTGGTCCCGGCCACCCGCAGCGGCGGCGGCTACGACTGGCTGGCGTTCGCGCTGGCCGCGGCCGGCTACACCGCGCTGCTGTCGGCCGAGGGCCGCGACCGGCTGGGCCGCTGGGGCCGCCCGCTGGTGCACGCCGGACGGCAGCGGACCGGCGCGGACGGCAAGCCGGTCCCGGCGCCCAAGGCCCGCGTGGACACCGGACCCATCGCCGCCACCGGGCACCAGATCACCATGTACGCGCTGATCGTCGCGGTGCTGGCGCCGGTGCTGCTGCCCACCGTCTCCGGCGGCCTGTTCGGGATCGGCCCGGACAGCGGCAACGGGAACGGCAGCGGCCACAAGGCCAAGGGCTCCTTCAGCCAGGTCCTGGACCTGAAGGCGAACCTGGGCTCGCTGACCGACGACCCGGTGCTCAAGTACACCGGCTCGCCCCAGTACATCCGGCTGCAGACGCTGGACCTGTTCGACGGCAAGAGCACCACGCCCTGGACGCCGAACCCGTCGGCGGCGCTGAAGCCGATCCCGGACGACCAGATGATCTCCGGCACCGTCCCCGGGTTCACGGTGAACCCGACCCAGCCGAAGACGAACCAGGTGACCATCACCTACCTGACGAACGAGAGCACCAAGGTGCCGGGCAGCAACCTCAGCTCGCTGCCGCTGCCCTACCCGACCAAGCAGGTCGCCAGGCTGACGCCGGGCTTCTCGATCGACGTGGACTCGCTGGCGGTCCTGGGATCCACCTCGGTCTACCCGCAGATGAGCTACCAGGCCACGGTCTTCGACACGACCTCGCTGACCCCGGCCGAGCTGGCCGCGGCCGCCCCGGCCGGCAACGACGACAAGACGTTCTTCAACCTGGGCCAGGACCTGGCCACCGGCAACATCCCGGCCGATGTGAGCGCGCTGGCCAAGCAGATCACCAAGGGCCTGACCAACCCGGTCGACCAGGCGCAGGCGATCCAGGACTACTTCCAGAACCCCGCCAACGGCTTCTCGTACTCGATGAACGTCCCGAAGCAGCAGCAGACCGGCGACAGCGCGATGGACTGGCTGCTGCAGAACAAGCGGGGCTTCTGCCAGTACTACGCCGACACCATGGCCGCCATGGCGCGCTCGATCGGCATCCCGGCCCGCGTCGCGGTGGGCTTCACCCCGGGCCAGTCCCAGGGCGACGGCAGCTACCTGGTCAAGATGCACGACTACCACTCCTGGCCGGAGCTGTTCTTCCACGGCGTCGGCTGGCTGCGGTTCGAGCCGACGGTGGGCATCGACAACTCCACGCTCAGCCCGGGCCACGGCCGGGTCCCGCACTACAGCACCAACGCCTCCGGCAGCACCACGACCTCGCCGTCGCAGAGCCCGACCACGACGGCTCCGTCCGGCGCCGGGGCCTCCTCGGCGAGCAACTGCCCGGTGAACATCCGCAAGGCCGGCGGCTGCGGCGCCAACTCCGACACCGGTACCGCGCTGACCGCCCCGAAGGCGAAGTTCAGCTGGCTGGGCTGGTTCGGGGCCGTGCCGCGGTTCCTGCAGTACTGGCTGTTCGGCGGCTCCGGATACGCCATCGCCCTGCGCTTCATCCTGCTGGCGCTGCTGCTCATCGCCTGCGTCCCGATGGCGGTGCGCATCGCGCGGCGCCGGGCCCGCTGGAAGCTGGCGGCGGGCCGGCGCGGACGACGCGCGAAGGCCGGCGCGGACGACGCCGACGGGCTCGACTGGGAGTCCGCGGACATCCCCTCCGCGCGCCGGCCCGAGGAGGACCCGGAGCGCCTACGGATCCTGGCGGCCTGGGACGAGGTCCGGGACAGCGCCACCGACCTGGGCTACTCCTGGCCGCGTTCGGAGACCCCGCGGCGCAGCGCCGAGCGGATCATCAAGCAGGCGCACCTGTCGCGTCCGGCGCAGGACGCCATGGGCCGGGTCACCGTGCTGGCCGAGCGGGCCAACTACGCGCGGACCCTGCACCGTCCGACGGCCTCCGGGGCGGCGCCGACGCCGAACCTGCTGGAGGACCTCAAGGAGATCCGGGCCGGCCTGGCCGAACCGGTCTCCCGCCGGACCCGGATCCGGGCCACGGTGCTGCCGCCGTCGGCGCTGACCGCGCTGCGGGAGCGCCGGGAGGACTTCACCGGCCGGATGTACGAGCGGGTGCAGAGCGCCGGTTCGCAACTGCGGTCCAGGACGCCGGGCGCGCGGCGGGGCGGTTCGGGGCCGGCCGGGCGGGACGAGCGGACGCGGCAGTAG
- a CDS encoding DUF3040 domain-containing protein: MPLSDHEQRLLEQMERALHAEDPKFASALQGADLRALFRRRALLAVIGFVLGIGMLVAGLVINQIALSVGGFVVMLGCAWLAYASWRRIPAPGEIVPVARRKARAVAGKSGRGSGRQNRQPTMRRFEERWQRRRDEGNL, translated from the coding sequence GTGCCGCTGTCTGATCATGAGCAGCGCCTGCTGGAGCAGATGGAGCGCGCGCTGCACGCGGAGGACCCCAAGTTCGCCTCCGCGCTCCAGGGGGCGGATCTGCGCGCACTCTTCCGGCGCCGCGCCCTGCTGGCAGTGATCGGTTTCGTCCTCGGCATCGGCATGCTGGTGGCCGGCCTGGTGATCAACCAGATCGCGCTGAGCGTGGGCGGCTTCGTGGTGATGCTGGGCTGCGCGTGGCTGGCCTACGCCAGCTGGCGCCGGATCCCCGCCCCCGGCGAGATCGTGCCGGTGGCGCGCCGCAAGGCCCGCGCGGTGGCCGGGAAGTCGGGCCGCGGCTCGGGACGCCAGAACCGGCAGCCGACGATGCGGCGGTTCGAGGAGCGCTGGCAGCGGCGGCGCGACGAGGGCAACCTCTGA
- a CDS encoding methyltransferase encodes MADSAASATATPAAPGPAEGAAGPGGSAGPAAARRAQARTAVLWQALRTVLDASGARDVLDVGGGTGGFAVPIAELGHRVTVVDPSPDALAALERRAREAGVPKDALRAVQGDLAGLLEYVEPGSVDLVLCHGVLEMAEDPAAGLAAVADVLRPGGVVSLLAANRTAAVVARALGGHFAEARRALADPSGRFGAQDPLAARFDEEQLGRLLREAGLTVQSVHGVRVFTDLVPGALIDTDPQAASDLAALEAAVADRPEFRAVAGRLHLLARKIAS; translated from the coding sequence ATGGCCGACAGCGCCGCCAGCGCGACCGCCACCCCCGCCGCCCCAGGACCCGCCGAAGGCGCCGCGGGGCCGGGTGGGTCCGCAGGCCCGGCCGCGGCCCGCCGCGCCCAGGCCCGCACCGCCGTCCTGTGGCAGGCCCTGCGCACCGTCCTGGACGCCTCCGGCGCGCGCGACGTCCTCGACGTCGGCGGCGGCACCGGCGGCTTCGCCGTCCCGATCGCCGAGCTCGGCCACCGGGTCACCGTCGTGGACCCCAGCCCCGACGCGCTGGCCGCCCTGGAGCGCCGGGCCCGCGAGGCCGGTGTGCCCAAGGACGCCCTGCGCGCCGTCCAGGGCGACCTGGCCGGCCTGCTTGAGTACGTGGAGCCGGGCAGCGTGGACCTGGTCCTGTGCCACGGCGTCCTGGAGATGGCCGAGGACCCGGCGGCCGGCCTGGCCGCGGTCGCCGACGTGCTGCGGCCCGGCGGCGTGGTGAGCCTGCTGGCGGCCAACCGCACCGCGGCGGTGGTGGCCCGGGCGCTCGGCGGCCACTTCGCCGAGGCCCGGCGCGCGCTGGCCGACCCCAGCGGCCGCTTCGGCGCCCAGGACCCGCTGGCCGCGCGCTTCGACGAGGAGCAGCTGGGCCGGCTGCTGCGCGAGGCGGGGCTTACGGTGCAGTCGGTGCACGGCGTGCGCGTGTTCACCGACCTCGTCCCCGGCGCCCTGATCGACACCGACCCGCAGGCCGCCTCCGACCTCGCGGCGCTGGAGGCGGCGGTCGCCGACCGCCCGGAGTTCCGCGCCGTGGCCGGCCGCCTGCACCTGCTGGCCCGCAAGATCGCTTCTTGA
- a CDS encoding DNA polymerase IV, with protein sequence MRRLPSIFHVDLDAFYASVEQLHKPSLRGKPVVVGGIGNRGVVSTASYEARAFGVHSALATGIARRRAPNAAYLIPRFGAYQAYSERVMALMHELSPLVEPLSLDEAFIDISHLFRSLDTESTHNATLEARRIADTLRTRIKDETGLTASIGAGTSKLIAKIASDAEKPDGLVVIEPGTEQTWLDPLPVRALWGVGPATAERLRKIGATTVADLRTLSLTELTAIVGASYGTTLYAIARGRDDRDVSTDREMKSVSVEDTYAEDLLDPATITAHMDDLVTRLSSRIRKAGRSGRTITIKVRGHDFTTVSRSETTANPTDDPTAIRAATHRMLPGAVAAATQLVPGIRLLGVGLSGLAEWAQLDLFTAAEDPEVALELWEQASEPAAPAPVGDADFDMPRGTVTTPAPAPDQQPEPEPEPEAAPDPADITTPVTTVEGERSPRQFGPLPPGTRGAVETAVAERRFLPGQDVAHDEFGSGWVQGSGLGRVTVRFETPWSGPGRIKTVRADDPALHLVDAAAVAREALALLAGTPMDELADESDADADTESDADADTEADTEADTEADVESDTEARTEADTDTG encoded by the coding sequence GTGCGCCGGCTGCCCTCGATCTTCCACGTCGACCTGGACGCGTTCTACGCGTCGGTCGAGCAGCTGCACAAGCCGAGCCTGCGCGGGAAGCCGGTGGTGGTCGGCGGGATCGGGAACCGGGGCGTGGTGTCCACGGCGTCCTACGAGGCGCGGGCCTTCGGCGTGCACTCGGCGCTGGCGACCGGCATCGCCCGGCGGCGGGCGCCGAACGCGGCCTACCTGATCCCGCGCTTCGGCGCGTACCAGGCGTACAGCGAGCGGGTCATGGCCCTGATGCACGAGCTGTCGCCGCTGGTGGAACCGCTCAGCCTCGACGAGGCCTTCATCGACATATCACACTTATTCAGATCGCTTGACACCGAAAGTACGCACAATGCGACACTTGAGGCACGGCGCATCGCCGACACGTTGAGAACCCGCATCAAAGACGAGACCGGCCTGACCGCCTCCATCGGCGCCGGGACCAGCAAGCTCATCGCCAAGATCGCCTCCGACGCCGAGAAGCCCGACGGTCTGGTCGTCATCGAACCGGGCACGGAGCAGACCTGGCTGGACCCGCTCCCCGTCCGCGCGCTGTGGGGGGTCGGCCCGGCCACGGCCGAGCGCCTGCGCAAGATCGGCGCCACCACCGTCGCCGACCTGAGAACCCTGAGCCTGACCGAACTGACCGCCATCGTCGGCGCCTCCTACGGGACCACCTTGTACGCCATAGCCCGCGGCCGGGACGACCGCGACGTGAGCACCGACCGCGAGATGAAGTCGGTGAGCGTCGAGGACACCTACGCCGAGGACCTGTTGGACCCCGCCACCATCACCGCCCATATGGACGACCTGGTGACCCGCCTGAGCAGCCGCATCCGCAAGGCGGGCCGCTCGGGCCGCACCATCACCATCAAGGTCCGCGGCCACGACTTCACGACCGTCTCCCGCAGCGAGACCACCGCCAACCCGACCGACGACCCGACCGCCATCCGCGCGGCCACGCACCGCATGCTCCCCGGCGCCGTGGCCGCCGCCACCCAGCTGGTCCCCGGCATCCGCCTGCTCGGCGTGGGCCTGTCGGGCCTGGCCGAGTGGGCCCAGCTCGACCTGTTCACCGCCGCCGAGGACCCCGAGGTCGCCCTGGAGCTGTGGGAGCAGGCCTCGGAACCGGCGGCGCCGGCACCGGTCGGCGACGCCGACTTCGACATGCCGCGGGGCACGGTCACCACCCCCGCGCCCGCCCCCGACCAGCAACCGGAGCCGGAGCCGGAACCCGAAGCGGCGCCGGACCCGGCCGACATCACGACCCCGGTCACCACGGTCGAGGGCGAACGCTCCCCCCGCCAGTTCGGCCCGCTGCCGCCCGGAACGCGCGGCGCGGTGGAGACGGCGGTGGCCGAGCGCCGCTTCCTGCCCGGCCAGGACGTGGCCCACGACGAGTTCGGCAGCGGCTGGGTCCAGGGCAGCGGCCTGGGCCGGGTCACGGTGCGCTTCGAGACGCCGTGGTCGGGGCCGGGGCGCATCAAGACGGTGCGCGCCGACGACCCGGCGCTGCACCTGGTCGACGCGGCGGCCGTCGCCCGCGAGGCGCTGGCGCTGCTGGCCGGGACGCCCATGGACGAACTCGCCGACGAGTCCGACGCCGATGCCGACACCGAGTCCGACGCCGATGCCGACACCGAGGCCGACACCGAGGCCGACACCGAGGCCGACGTTGAGTCCGACACCGAGGCCCGCACCGAGGCGGACACCGACACCGGCTGA
- a CDS encoding GNAT family N-acetyltransferase, producing MTDEPTKTEVVDNELEDRFELFYGDQLAGFAAYRRRAGGTVFVHTEIEPAFEGKGLGSVLARHALDATVARGEEIIPVCPFISAYLRKHPEYDEHVQWPAS from the coding sequence ATGACTGATGAGCCCACCAAGACCGAGGTCGTCGACAACGAACTCGAAGACCGCTTCGAGCTCTTCTACGGCGACCAGCTCGCGGGCTTCGCCGCCTACCGGCGCCGCGCCGGGGGCACGGTCTTCGTGCACACCGAGATCGAGCCGGCGTTCGAGGGCAAGGGGCTGGGGTCGGTGCTGGCCCGGCACGCGCTGGACGCGACCGTGGCGCGCGGGGAGGAGATCATCCCGGTGTGCCCCTTCATCTCCGCCTACCTGCGCAAGCACCCTGAGTACGACGAGCACGTCCAGTGGCCGGCGTCGTGA
- a CDS encoding pirin family protein, producing MSNLDANPAEQDCRAKADPGPVVEFYEARDVPLGGVRGVHVMRALPQRVLPTVGAWCFLDHFGPQAAPMNVNPHPHIGLQTVTWPFRGDVRHRDSVGSDVVVRPRQLNIMTAGRGIAHSEISVDAEAGTVGHGLQLWTALPAEHRNTAPHFEQHRDLPVYELPGLRALVFLGTLDTVTSPATTYSPIVGADITVNPGAAATIPLTHYHEHALMVIDGDLTAAETDVPSGPLLYLGTGRDELTLSSRTGAHVILLGGEPFREDIVMWWNFVGRTHEDIEEARDDWEKRNVERFPDIAGHTVEERIPAPPLPGIRLKPRGRAPR from the coding sequence GTGAGCAACCTCGACGCGAATCCCGCCGAGCAGGACTGCCGGGCCAAGGCCGACCCGGGCCCGGTCGTCGAGTTCTACGAAGCACGGGACGTACCGCTCGGCGGCGTGCGCGGCGTCCACGTGATGCGCGCCCTGCCGCAACGGGTGCTGCCGACCGTCGGCGCCTGGTGCTTCCTGGACCACTTCGGCCCGCAGGCCGCCCCGATGAACGTCAACCCGCACCCGCACATCGGCCTGCAGACCGTCACCTGGCCGTTCCGGGGCGACGTCCGGCACCGCGACAGCGTCGGCTCCGACGTCGTGGTGCGCCCCCGCCAGCTGAACATCATGACCGCCGGCCGCGGCATCGCGCACTCGGAGATCTCCGTTGACGCGGAGGCCGGGACAGTGGGCCACGGCCTGCAACTCTGGACCGCCCTGCCCGCCGAGCACCGGAACACCGCGCCGCACTTCGAACAGCACCGGGACCTTCCCGTCTACGAGCTGCCGGGACTGCGCGCACTGGTCTTCCTGGGAACGCTGGACACCGTCACATCCCCGGCGACCACCTACTCCCCGATCGTCGGCGCGGACATCACCGTCAACCCCGGCGCGGCGGCGACGATCCCGCTGACCCACTACCACGAGCACGCCTTGATGGTCATCGACGGCGACCTCACCGCCGCCGAGACCGACGTCCCGTCCGGCCCCCTGCTCTACCTCGGCACCGGCCGCGACGAACTGACTCTCAGCAGCCGCACTGGCGCACATGTGATCCTGCTGGGCGGCGAACCGTTCCGCGAGGACATCGTCATGTGGTGGAACTTCGTCGGGCGCACCCACGAGGACATCGAAGAGGCCCGCGACGACTGGGAGAAGCGCAATGTGGAGCGCTTCCCGGACATCGCCGGGCACACGGTCGAGGAACGCATCCCCGCACCGCCGCTACCAGGGATCCGCCTTAAGCCGCGCGGCCGCGCACCCCGCTAG
- the glyA gene encoding serine hydroxymethyltransferase, with product MHSPAIPELAQEDPQIAGLIEDEARRQYEKIRMIASENYVSAAVLEASGTVLTNKYSEGYAGRRYYEGQQFIDPIETIAIDRAKSLFGVDHANVQPYSGSPANLAVYLAFLKPGDTFMGAGLAAGGHLTHGSPVSVTGKWFNPVAYGVSRETGIVDMNEVRDLALKERPKVIFCGGTAIPRTIDFPAFAEIAKEIGAILVSDIAHIAGLVAGGAHPSPVGYADVITTTTHKTLRGPRGAMIMTTEEYATPIDKAVFPGLQGGPHNHTTAGIAVALKEAAQPEFKTYAATVVANAKALAAGLTERGWDLVSGGTDNHLILADLTPKGVTGKVAAKALDAAGIELNYNSVPFDPRKPFDPSGIRLGAAAITTRGLKPEQMGQIAQWMDETVQAAAKGDTEQYAAIAGQVRELMAQYPMPGWA from the coding sequence ATGCACTCGCCCGCCATTCCCGAGCTCGCACAGGAAGACCCGCAGATCGCAGGCCTGATCGAGGACGAGGCCCGCCGCCAGTACGAGAAGATCCGCATGATCGCCTCGGAGAACTATGTCTCCGCGGCGGTCCTGGAGGCCTCCGGCACGGTCCTGACGAACAAGTACTCCGAGGGGTACGCCGGCCGCCGATACTACGAGGGCCAGCAGTTCATCGACCCGATCGAGACCATCGCGATCGACCGCGCCAAGTCGCTGTTCGGCGTGGACCACGCCAACGTGCAGCCCTACTCCGGCTCCCCGGCGAACCTCGCGGTGTACCTGGCGTTCCTGAAGCCGGGCGACACCTTCATGGGCGCGGGCCTGGCCGCCGGCGGCCACCTCACCCACGGCTCCCCGGTGTCGGTGACCGGCAAGTGGTTCAACCCGGTCGCCTACGGCGTCTCCCGCGAGACCGGCATCGTGGACATGAACGAGGTCCGCGACCTGGCCCTGAAGGAGCGCCCGAAGGTCATCTTCTGCGGCGGCACCGCGATCCCGCGCACCATCGACTTCCCGGCCTTCGCCGAGATCGCCAAGGAGATCGGCGCCATCCTGGTCTCCGACATCGCGCACATCGCCGGCCTGGTCGCCGGCGGCGCCCACCCCTCCCCGGTGGGCTACGCGGACGTCATCACCACCACCACGCACAAGACCCTGCGCGGTCCGCGCGGCGCGATGATCATGACGACCGAGGAGTACGCGACGCCGATCGACAAGGCCGTCTTCCCCGGCCTGCAGGGCGGCCCGCACAACCACACCACCGCCGGCATCGCGGTGGCGCTGAAGGAGGCCGCGCAGCCGGAGTTCAAGACCTACGCGGCGACCGTCGTGGCCAACGCCAAGGCGCTGGCCGCCGGCCTCACCGAGCGCGGCTGGGACCTGGTGTCCGGCGGCACGGACAACCACCTGATCCTGGCCGACCTGACCCCCAAGGGCGTCACCGGCAAGGTGGCGGCCAAGGCGCTGGACGCGGCCGGCATCGAGCTGAACTACAACTCGGTGCCCTTCGACCCGCGCAAGCCGTTCGACCCCTCCGGCATCCGCCTCGGCGCGGCCGCGATCACCACGCGCGGGCTGAAGCCTGAGCAGATGGGGCAGATCGCGCAGTGGATGGACGAGACGGTGCAGGCCGCAGCCAAGGGCGACACCGAGCAGTACGCGGCGATCGCCGGGCAGGTGCGCGAGCTGATGGCGCAGTACCCGATGCCCGGTTGGGCGTGA
- a CDS encoding class I SAM-dependent RNA methyltransferase codes for MKRPADRRRPAEAAASDHRSPAPERRSGDAVGTRIEVEVGPPGHGGFCVARHEGRAVFVRHALPGERVIAEVTDGDAKDSFWRADAVEVLQASEDRVEAPCEYAGPGLCGGCDWQHASYEAQLRIKGEVVAEQLRRLAKLDREVVVEEVASPFGWRTRVQFAVDPDGSLGFRKHRSHEVVPVEECAIASSGVDEVGALQRNWPGMETVEVIAATGSADRALVVTPKRGEQMPYVDADVKVSVLRGVSRNTHISGVQRIHGRPYVREVAEGRTWRVSGSGFWQVHPAAPDVLTEAVLDYLNPREGDVALDLYCGVGLFAAPLAEGVGESGAVLAVELDRQAVRDAAHNLGFVEDQEESAEFPWLDLVEGSVDEVLADEGYVPDRADIVVLDPPRAGAGRDVCDRIAALGPRAVAYVACDPASLARDVAYFAEAGYELTDLRAFDLFPMTRHVECVALLRPAQR; via the coding sequence GTGAAACGACCTGCCGACCGCCGCCGTCCCGCCGAAGCCGCAGCCTCCGACCACCGCTCGCCCGCGCCGGAGCGCCGTTCCGGCGACGCGGTGGGCACCAGGATCGAGGTCGAGGTCGGCCCGCCCGGACACGGGGGTTTCTGCGTCGCGCGGCACGAGGGGCGCGCGGTGTTCGTGCGGCACGCGTTGCCCGGGGAGCGGGTCATCGCGGAAGTGACGGACGGCGACGCCAAGGACTCGTTCTGGCGGGCCGACGCGGTGGAGGTCCTCCAGGCCTCCGAAGACCGCGTGGAGGCCCCCTGCGAGTACGCCGGGCCCGGCCTGTGCGGCGGCTGCGACTGGCAGCACGCGAGCTACGAGGCGCAGCTCCGGATCAAGGGCGAGGTCGTCGCCGAGCAGCTGCGGCGGCTGGCGAAGCTGGACCGCGAGGTGGTCGTCGAGGAGGTCGCCTCGCCGTTCGGCTGGCGCACGCGCGTGCAGTTCGCGGTGGATCCCGACGGGAGCCTGGGGTTCCGGAAGCACCGTTCCCACGAAGTGGTCCCCGTTGAGGAATGCGCCATCGCGTCCTCCGGGGTCGACGAGGTCGGCGCTCTCCAGCGGAACTGGCCGGGGATGGAGACGGTCGAGGTGATCGCCGCGACCGGCTCTGCGGACCGGGCTCTGGTGGTCACCCCGAAGCGCGGGGAGCAGATGCCCTATGTGGACGCCGACGTAAAGGTGTCCGTTCTGCGGGGCGTCTCCAGGAACACCCACATCTCCGGTGTGCAGCGCATCCATGGGCGTCCTTACGTACGCGAGGTCGCCGAGGGACGCACTTGGCGGGTCAGCGGTAGCGGCTTCTGGCAGGTGCACCCGGCGGCGCCGGACGTGCTGACCGAAGCGGTCCTGGACTACCTGAATCCCCGGGAAGGGGATGTGGCGCTCGACCTCTATTGCGGAGTCGGCCTGTTCGCCGCTCCGTTGGCCGAGGGCGTCGGCGAGAGCGGTGCGGTGCTGGCGGTCGAACTGGACCGACAGGCCGTCCGGGACGCCGCGCACAACCTCGGGTTCGTGGAGGACCAGGAGGAGAGCGCCGAGTTCCCGTGGCTGGACCTCGTCGAGGGCTCCGTGGACGAGGTCCTGGCGGACGAGGGCTACGTCCCGGACCGCGCGGACATCGTCGTGCTCGACCCTCCGCGGGCCGGAGCGGGCCGGGACGTGTGCGACCGCATCGCCGCGCTCGGGCCGCGCGCCGTGGCGTACGTCGCGTGCGACCCGGCTTCGCTGGCCCGGGACGTCGCGTACTTCGCGGAGGCCGGCTACGAGCTGACCGACCTGCGGGCCTTCGACCTGTTCCCGATGACCCGGCATGTGGAATGCGTGGCGTTGCTGCGACCCGCGCAGCGATAG
- a CDS encoding TrkA family potassium uptake protein, protein MHVVIMGCGRVGSTLAHSLEDLGHTVAVIDQDPGAFRRLSPHFAGRRVTGAGFDRDTLAEAGIGDAGAFAAVSSGDNSNIIAARVARENFGVENVCARIYDPRRAEIYQRLGIPTVATVRWTADQMLRRLLPTGSTEIWRDPSGQVSLIEVHTAPAWMGHRVAKLEDATGVRVAFLTRLGEGLLPSSDTVLQDGDLVQVMVDPADVARVEAAFAKGPGA, encoded by the coding sequence GTGCACGTCGTCATCATGGGGTGTGGCCGGGTGGGCTCCACCCTGGCGCACAGCCTGGAGGATCTCGGCCACACGGTCGCGGTCATCGATCAGGACCCCGGGGCCTTCCGCAGGCTCAGCCCGCACTTCGCCGGCCGCCGGGTGACCGGGGCCGGATTCGACCGCGACACCCTCGCCGAGGCGGGGATCGGCGACGCCGGCGCTTTCGCGGCGGTGTCCAGCGGCGACAACTCGAACATCATCGCCGCGCGGGTGGCCCGCGAGAACTTCGGTGTGGAGAACGTCTGCGCGCGCATCTACGACCCGCGGCGCGCGGAGATATACCAGCGCCTGGGCATCCCGACCGTGGCCACCGTGCGGTGGACCGCCGACCAGATGCTGCGGCGCCTGCTGCCCACCGGCTCCACCGAGATCTGGCGGGACCCCAGCGGCCAGGTGAGCCTGATCGAGGTGCACACCGCGCCGGCGTGGATGGGCCACCGGGTGGCCAAGCTGGAGGACGCCACCGGCGTGCGTGTGGCGTTCCTGACCCGGCTCGGCGAGGGCCTGCTCCCCTCCTCCGACACCGTCCTGCAGGACGGCGACCTGGTGCAGGTCATGGTGGACCCGGCGGACGTCGCCCGGGTCGAGGCCGCTTTCGCGAAGGGACCGGGCGCCTGA